One candidate division WOR-3 bacterium DNA window includes the following coding sequences:
- the gdhA gene encoding NADP-specific glutamate dehydrogenase, protein MSYISDLMNAVEKRNSNEPEFIQAVKEVLESIEPVLDRHPEYKDAGIVERIVEPERQIIFRVPWQDDTGKIRVNRGFRVEFNSAIGPYKGGLRLHPSVYLGIIKFLGFEQIFKNALTGIPMGGGKGGSDFDPKGKSEREVMNFCTSFMTELFRYLGANTDVPAGDIGVGGREIGYMFGTFKKITNRFEGVLTGKGLTWGGSLARTQATGYGCVYFVEEMLKTKGETYKGKTAVVSGSGNVAIYTVDKLYQLGAKPVAMSDSNGFIYDPDGIKLDTVKQIKEVKRGRIKEYVDQHKSAKYEDNWTNIWKIKCDVAFPSATQNEIDKASAEALVSNGCMAVGEGANMPSTPDAVKVFIDKKILFGPAKAANAGGVATSGLEMSQNAAFTSWSFDEVDQKLHKIMINIHEAARKAAETYGTPGNYVNGANIAGFEKVAKAMFDQGIFG, encoded by the coding sequence ATGTCTTACATCTCAGACCTCATGAACGCAGTGGAAAAAAGAAACTCCAACGAACCTGAATTCATACAAGCCGTAAAGGAGGTTCTGGAATCTATCGAGCCCGTCCTTGACAGACATCCGGAATACAAAGATGCCGGTATCGTAGAAAGAATTGTCGAGCCCGAACGACAGATAATATTCAGAGTACCGTGGCAGGACGACACAGGAAAAATAAGAGTAAACAGAGGTTTTCGCGTTGAATTCAATTCGGCGATAGGTCCGTACAAAGGCGGTCTCCGTTTGCATCCATCTGTTTATCTCGGAATCATTAAATTCCTCGGTTTCGAACAGATATTCAAAAACGCCCTGACGGGAATACCCATGGGCGGGGGAAAAGGCGGATCTGATTTCGATCCCAAGGGCAAATCGGAACGCGAAGTAATGAATTTCTGCACAAGCTTCATGACTGAGCTTTTCAGATATCTCGGCGCCAACACAGACGTTCCCGCAGGCGACATAGGAGTCGGCGGCAGAGAGATTGGATATATGTTCGGCACTTTCAAAAAAATAACAAACCGTTTCGAAGGGGTCCTGACAGGCAAAGGATTGACCTGGGGAGGAAGTCTCGCCAGGACACAGGCTACCGGTTACGGATGCGTTTATTTCGTCGAAGAGATGCTCAAGACCAAAGGAGAGACGTACAAAGGCAAAACCGCCGTCGTCTCCGGTTCGGGAAACGTCGCGATATATACGGTTGACAAACTGTATCAGCTCGGAGCCAAGCCGGTAGCCATGAGCGATTCAAACGGATTCATATACGATCCCGACGGCATTAAACTCGACACTGTAAAACAGATAAAAGAAGTCAAGAGAGGAAGAATCAAAGAGTACGTCGATCAGCACAAGAGCGCCAAATACGAAGACAACTGGACCAACATCTGGAAAATTAAATGCGACGTCGCGTTCCCCAGCGCAACTCAGAACGAGATAGATAAAGCGAGCGCGGAAGCCCTCGTGTCTAACGGATGCATGGCGGTCGGTGAAGGCGCAAACATGCCCTCGACTCCAGACGCCGTAAAGGTTTTTATCGACAAGAAAATTCTTTTCGGTCCCGCAAAAGCCGCAAATGCCGGAGGCGTAGCGACTTCAGGTCTGGAGATGAGCCAAAATGCCGCGTTCACATCATGGTCGTTCGACGAAGTAGATCAGAAACTGCACAAGATAATGATAAACATTCACGAAGCGGCGAGAAAAGCTGCCGAAACCTACGGAACCCCCGGCAATTACGTCAACGGAGCCA
- the eno gene encoding phosphopyruvate hydratase: protein MSMITGIFSREILDSRGNPTVQTECLLETGEIGVASVPSGASTGTHEAVELRDGNESRYGGKGVLSAVKNVNEEIAEEIIGMDAVDQASVDEALIKLDGTPNKSKLGANAILSVSLAVARAASEYCDLPLYRYLGGVFARTLPVPLCNVLNGGRHAVGGVDFQEFMLAPVGAKCFSEAIRFVTETYHTLVKIVFDKGYSVGLGDEGGVAPSLKRNEEAMELIVQSIEKSGYIPGEDVAIALDPAASEVFKNGSYRLEKEDKSLSSDEMISLWLSWMEKYPLISIEDGLAEDDWEGWKKFRQAAGDKIQLVGDDIFVTNPGILERGIRENCANSVLIKLNQIGTLTETLQCIEMAKNSGWTTVISHRSGETSDTTIADLAVAVNSGQIKTGAPSRSERVEKYNRLMAIEEELGNGSYYPGAKAFK from the coding sequence ATGAGCATGATAACCGGAATATTCTCACGTGAAATACTCGATTCAAGAGGCAATCCGACGGTTCAGACGGAATGCTTGCTCGAAACGGGAGAAATCGGCGTAGCGAGCGTGCCTTCAGGCGCTTCAACGGGCACTCACGAAGCTGTTGAACTAAGAGACGGCAATGAATCGAGATACGGAGGCAAGGGAGTACTTTCGGCAGTTAAAAATGTGAACGAAGAGATAGCTGAGGAAATTATCGGAATGGACGCAGTGGATCAGGCATCAGTTGATGAAGCTTTGATAAAGCTTGACGGCACGCCAAACAAGTCAAAACTCGGAGCCAACGCGATACTTTCAGTTTCACTGGCTGTCGCGAGAGCCGCCTCAGAGTATTGCGATCTGCCTCTTTACAGGTATTTAGGCGGAGTTTTTGCCAGAACTTTGCCCGTTCCTCTTTGCAACGTCCTAAACGGAGGCAGACACGCGGTAGGAGGAGTTGATTTTCAGGAATTTATGCTCGCTCCAGTCGGAGCAAAGTGTTTTTCCGAAGCGATAAGGTTTGTAACGGAAACATATCACACTCTCGTAAAAATAGTATTCGACAAAGGTTATTCGGTCGGACTCGGCGACGAAGGCGGAGTGGCGCCTTCTCTCAAACGAAACGAAGAGGCTATGGAACTGATAGTGCAGAGCATTGAAAAATCAGGGTACATTCCCGGAGAAGACGTCGCGATAGCTCTGGATCCTGCGGCATCCGAGGTATTCAAAAACGGTTCGTACAGGCTTGAAAAAGAAGATAAAAGTCTCTCATCCGATGAAATGATTTCGTTATGGTTGTCATGGATGGAAAAGTACCCTTTGATATCAATTGAGGACGGACTCGCCGAAGACGACTGGGAAGGCTGGAAGAAATTCAGACAGGCCGCGGGGGATAAAATTCAATTGGTGGGTGACGACATCTTCGTCACCAATCCCGGAATACTGGAAAGAGGAATCAGGGAGAATTGCGCAAATTCCGTTCTTATAAAACTTAATCAGATCGGGACTCTGACGGAAACTCTCCAGTGCATCGAAATGGCTAAAAACAGCGGCTGGACGACAGTAATAAGCCACAGGAGCGGAGAAACATCGGACACGACGATTGCTGACCTCGCAGTTGCAGTGAACTCAGGCCAGATAAAAACGGGGGCTCCGTCAAGAAGCGAAAGAGTGGAAAAATACAACAGACTGATGGCGATAGAGGAAGAACTCGGCAACGGATCATATTATCCGGGCGCCAAGGCGTTCAAATAG